One Desulfurellaceae bacterium genomic region harbors:
- a CDS encoding SCO family protein produces MSSRVVQVGCAACVGLGLMLLSGLACQPAEPRIYTVRGVVKQLLAEKNRVEIEHEEIPGFMPAMTMEFEVREPGLLRGLRPEEPIRFRLEHRADSLYLIAVERLAGEDPPDVSSEPEESPAVAAPERSDAAQPDPESVAFIPFPAPDFLLTDQDAQPFGLSSLRGKAILLDFIFTQCPGPCPMLSTKFSHVQRRLGERLGTQVMLVSVTIDPRRDTPEVLKAYAERYR; encoded by the coding sequence ATGTCGAGCCGTGTCGTTCAAGTCGGCTGCGCGGCGTGTGTCGGCCTGGGGCTGATGCTGCTGAGCGGACTGGCCTGTCAGCCGGCCGAGCCGCGCATCTATACCGTACGCGGCGTGGTCAAACAGCTCCTGGCCGAGAAGAATCGGGTCGAGATCGAGCACGAGGAAATCCCCGGCTTCATGCCCGCCATGACCATGGAGTTCGAGGTCAGAGAGCCCGGCCTGCTGCGTGGGCTCCGCCCCGAAGAGCCGATCCGTTTCCGCCTGGAACATCGCGCCGACAGCCTGTACCTGATTGCCGTCGAGCGCCTGGCCGGCGAAGACCCGCCGGACGTCTCCTCCGAGCCCGAGGAGAGTCCGGCCGTGGCCGCCCCGGAGCGTTCGGACGCCGCGCAACCAGACCCGGAGTCGGTCGCTTTCATCCCGTTTCCCGCCCCGGATTTCCTGCTCACCGACCAGGACGCCCAGCCGTTTGGCCTGTCAAGTCTGCGCGGCAAAGCGATCCTGCTGGACTTTATCTTTACCCAGTGTCCCGGTCCGTGTCCGATGCTCTCGACCAAGTTCAGCCATGTGCAGCGCCGGCTGGGCGAGCGTCTGGGCACCCAGGTCATGCTGGTGTCGGTGACCATCGACCCCCGCCGCGATACCCCGGAGGTGCTCAAAGCCTATGCCGAGCGCTACCG